From a region of the Tachysurus fulvidraco isolate hzauxx_2018 chromosome 5, HZAU_PFXX_2.0, whole genome shotgun sequence genome:
- the LOC113642963 gene encoding R3H domain-containing protein 2 isoform X5, giving the protein MSVVLPLDGVREGESVLSTETPAASRCKGTTTTLIKDNNTESNGGELDDNLTQDTQKRCQNHGHSRKRAKSNAKLKLVRSLAVCEESSGMFSSDGPAESQDIIQLHISCPSDKEEEKSSKDEYESEEREKKDKTPHKMLSRDSSQEYTDSTGIDVHEFLVNTLRNNPRDRMMLLKLEQDILEFINDDNNQYKKFPQMTSYHRMLLHRVAAYFGMDHNVDQTGKAVIINKTCNTRIPEQRFSEHIKDDRTMDFQKKFILKRDDASMDKDDNQIRVPLQDGRRSKSIEEREEEYQRVRDRIFAREVFFSSQSSQNGYLNDNRLSTEGYSSSSQRRRQIFRGNKESSSRPPSSRQSSTDSDMKSLEPRPWSSTDSDSSNRTLRPPVTKASSFSGISILTRGDSLGSKGSQGSARGSRTGLPLITTEACPQPLHQSRTLLPCPSSCPSNVPQSQAPPPPPQTALLPTPTLSHTHTHPQHPIGSHSHNHMLPQADELTPGFGQMSLSRQGSSEAPEPPGLYQPPPAVLSQHPPPQPGYIIAPPPSSYQPPTAHPHPPPPAPPQTQPVLQTAPPTQGYMQPPPPPQQIQVQYYSAGGQYPSSGQQYRAMSHQVSYPAQRSQPMPPPAQPSASLQPIMASQQPAFQGMMGVQQPQSASIMNSQRPGMSGQIQGMVVQYTPMPSYQVPVANEAQPVVQQQYQQPVMVPVSQSVQGAMPAAPPMPVYYSVLTPTQQNSTSPSVSYLQPPSSDQYQMTQSPSPCSPQQIQQQYSGVPPPGPSVMVMQLSVPNGPQPTQNPPMVQWNPCKYYSVEQRPSKPEPQVSTQLSSPLPSPTQSPTPTPSNSGNSVCPGLGPLPLISQFPRPGGPTQGDGRYSLLGQPLQYSLCPPTIMHNHSQSSYCSHQSSGVIKHGARGKKQTLKSASTDLGTTDVVVSRVLEVTDLPEGISRTEADKLFNQLSMCGAKIQWLKEPQACRGTGTTQVHGAAGNGAVGKGDTHDPAHLYTVVAVFPNTMAAQSASFKLNNSGGSLFKLRTAKKNYDLRVLERASSQ; this is encoded by the exons ATGTCTGTGGTATTGCCCCTGGATGGGGTaagagagggggagagtgtGCTGAGTACTGAAACTCCTGCTGCTAGCCGCTGTAAAGGAACCACTACCACACTGATCAAAGACAACAACACCGAGAGCAACGGCGGCGAGCTCGACGACAAcctcacacaagacacacag AAACGCTGTCAAAACCATGGCCATAGCAGGAAAAGAGCCAAG TCCAATGCCAAGCTAAAGCTGGTGAGGAGCCTAGCAGTATGCGAGGAGTCATCAGGCATGTTTTCTAGTGATGGACCTGCAGAGAGCCAG GACATTATTCAGCTCCACATCAGCTGTCCGTCagacaaagaagaagagaagtCTTCTAAAGATGAATATGAGAGTGAGGAAAGGGAGAAAAAGGACAAAACTCCACACAAGATGCTCTCTCGTG ACTCCAGTCAGGAGTACACCGATTCCACAGGCATCGACGTGCATGAGTTCTTGGTGAACACACTGAGAAACAACCCCAg GGACAGAATGATGCTGCTGAAGCTGGAACAAGATATACTGGAGTTTATTAATGATGATAa caATCAGTATAAGAAGTTCCCCCAGATGACCTCATACCATCGCATGCTGCTACATCGAGTAGCAGCTTATTTTGGCATGGACCATAATGTGGATCAAACCGGCAAAGCGGTCATCATCAATAAGACATGCAACACCCGCAT ccccgAACAAAGGTTTTCTGAGCACATTAAAGATGACAGAACTATGGATTTCCAGAAGAAGTTTATCTTGAAGAGAGATGACGCAAGCATGGACAAAGATGACAACCAG ATTCGTGTTCCTCTACAGGATGGTCGTCGTAGTAAGTCTAtcgaggagagagaggaggaataTCAACGTGTTCGGGATCGGATTTTTGCTCGGGAA gtgtttttttcttcacagtcTTCACAAAACGGATACCTCAACGACAACAG ACTTTCTACTGAAGGCTACTCCTCTTCCTCCCAAAGGAGGAGGCAAATCTTTAG GGGGAATAAGGAGAGCTCGAGCCGGCCGCCAAGCAGTCGTCAAAGCAGCACTGACAGCGACATGAAGAGTCTGGAACCACGGCCATGGAGCAGCACAGACTCAGACAGCTCAAACCGCACGCTCCGGCCTCCCGTTACCAAGGCCAGCAGCTTCAGTGGTATCTCCATCCTAACACGTGGAGATAGTCTGGGTAGCAAGGGCTCACAGGGCAGTGCCAGGGGCTCacgcacag GTCTTCCTCTTATAACCACAGAGGCTTGTCCCCAGCCACTTCATCAGAGCCGCACTCTCCTGCCCTGCCCATCCAGCTGCCCATCCAATGTTCCTCAGAGCCAGgctccaccaccacctccacaaACGGCTCTGCTGCCCACCcctactctctctcacacacacactcacccgcAGCACCCCATTGGCAGCCACAGCCATAATCACATGCTGCCACAG GCTGATGAGTTGACTCCAGGTTTTGGACAGATGTCTCTGAGCCGTCAGGGCTCTAGTGAGGCTCCAGAGCCACCAGGACTCTATCAGCCTCCACCTGCCGTGTTATCCCAGCATCCTCCGCCACAGCCAGGCTACATCATTGCCCCGCCTCCATCCAGCTACCAGCCACCCACTGCCCATCCACACCCCCCTCCGCCAGCTCCACCCCAAACTCAGCCTGTACTGCAAACAGCTCCACCCACACAGGGCTACATGCAACCCCCTCCACCACCTCAGCAG ATCCAGGTGCAGTATTATTCTGCTGGTGGACAGTATCCAAGTTCAGGACAGCAGTACAGGGCCATGTCTCACCAGGTGTCGTACCCTGCCCAGCGATCCCAGCCAATGCCACCGCCAGCACAGCCCTCTG CTTCTCTCCAGCCCATCATGGCCAGTCAGCAGCCAGCATTCCAGGGAATGATGGGAGTTCAGCAGCCGCAGAGTGCCAGTATCATGAATTCTCAGCGTCCAGGAATGAGTGGACAGATCCAGGGCATGGTGGTGCAATACACACCTATGCCTTCCTATCAG GTGCCCGTGGCTAATGAAGCTCAGCCTGTGGTGCAGCAGCAGTACCAGCAGCCTGTCATGGTGCCCGTTAGCCAGTCTGTACAGGGTGCAATGCCAGCCGCCCCACCCATGCCAGTCTACTACAGCGTCCTGACGCCGACACAACAGAACAGCACAAG TCCATCTGTGAGCTATCTGCAGCCCCCCAGTTCAGATCAGTATCAGATGACTCAGTCCCCTTCCCCTTGCAGTCCTCAGCAGATACAACAACAGTATTCAG gagtGCCACCTCCCGGTCCAAGTGTTATGGTGATGCAGTTGAGTGTTCCCAATGGGCCACAGCCTACCCAAAATCCTCCCATGGTGCAGTGGAATCCCTGCAAGTATTACAGTGTGGAACAGAGACCCAGCAAACCTGAGCCTCAG GTCAGCACTCAGTTAAGTAGTCCGCTGCCATCTCCTACTCAGTCACCCACTCCCACTCCATCGAACAGTGGAAACAGTGTGTGTCCTGGACTCGGCCCACTGCCTCTCATTTCCCAGTTTCCACGGCCTGGTGGACCCACACAAg GAGATGGACGCTATTCGTTACTGGGGCAGCCCCTGCAGTACAGTTTGTGTCCCCCAACTATCATGCACAACCATAGCCAGTCCTCCTACTGCTCCCACCAG AGCTCAGGAGTGATCAAGCATGGAGCCAGAGGAAAGAAACAGACATTGAAATCTGCCTCTACAGATTTAGGCACTACTGACGTGG TGGTGAGCCGTGTGCTGGAGGTTACAGACCTGCCTGAGGGCATCTCTCGCACAGAGGCAGACAAACTCTTCAACCAGCTCTCGATGTGTGGGGCCAAGATCCAGTGGCTGAAGGAGCCGCAGGCATGCCGGGGAACTGGCACAACCCAAGTGCATGGAGCTGCTGGCAACGGGGCAGTAGGAAAGGGTGACACCCACGACCCAGCACACCTCTACACCGTGGTGGCAGTGTTCCCCAACACCATGGCTGCACAGAGTGCTTCCTTTAAGCTCAACAACAGTGGAGGAAGTCTGTTCAAACTGCGCACTGCCAAAAAGAACTATGACCTGCGCGTACTAGAGAGAGCTAGCTCACAGTga
- the LOC113642963 gene encoding R3H domain-containing protein 2 isoform X4 translates to MSVVLPLDGVREGESVLSTETPAASRCKGTTTTLIKDNNTESNGGELDDNLTQDTQKRCQNHGHSRKRAKSNAKLKLVRSLAVCEESSGMFSSDGPAESQDIIQLHISCPSDKEEEKSSKDEYESEEREKKDKTPHKMLSRDSSQEYTDSTGIDVHEFLVNTLRNNPRDRMMLLKLEQDILEFINDDNNQYKKFPQMTSYHRMLLHRVAAYFGMDHNVDQTGKAVIINKTCNTRIPEQRFSEHIKDDRTMDFQKKFILKRDDASMDKDDNQIRVPLQDGRRSKSIEEREEEYQRVRDRIFARESSQNGYLNDNRGNKESSSRPPSSRQSSTDSDMKSLEPRPWSSTDSDSSNRTLRPPVTKASSFSGISILTRGDSLGSKGSQGSARGSRTGLPLITTEACPQPLHQSRTLLPCPSSCPSNVPQSQAPPPPPQTALLPTPTLSHTHTHPQHPIGSHSHNHMLPQPVASLQPAPQPVSYSSSSCPQVILPVSPSQQYNLADELTPGFGQMSLSRQGSSEAPEPPGLYQPPPAVLSQHPPPQPGYIIAPPPSSYQPPTAHPHPPPPAPPQTQPVLQTAPPTQGYMQPPPPPQQIQVQYYSAGGQYPSSGQQYRAMSHQVSYPAQRSQPMPPPAQPSASLQPIMASQQPAFQGMMGVQQPQSASIMNSQRPGMSGQIQGMVVQYTPMPSYQVPVANEAQPVVQQQYQQPVMVPVSQSVQGAMPAAPPMPVYYSVLTPTQQNSTSPSVSYLQPPSSDQYQMTQSPSPCSPQQIQQQYSGVPPPGPSVMVMQLSVPNGPQPTQNPPMVQWNPCKYYSVEQRPSKPEPQVSTQLSSPLPSPTQSPTPTPSNSGNSVCPGLGPLPLISQFPRPGGPTQGDGRYSLLGQPLQYSLCPPTIMHNHSQSSYCSHQSSGVIKHGARGKKQTLKSASTDLGTTDVVVSRVLEVTDLPEGISRTEADKLFNQLSMCGAKIQWLKEPQACRGTGTTQVHGAAGNGAVGKGDTHDPAHLYTVVAVFPNTMAAQSASFKLNNSGGSLFKLRTAKKNYDLRVLERASSQ, encoded by the exons ATGTCTGTGGTATTGCCCCTGGATGGGGTaagagagggggagagtgtGCTGAGTACTGAAACTCCTGCTGCTAGCCGCTGTAAAGGAACCACTACCACACTGATCAAAGACAACAACACCGAGAGCAACGGCGGCGAGCTCGACGACAAcctcacacaagacacacag AAACGCTGTCAAAACCATGGCCATAGCAGGAAAAGAGCCAAG TCCAATGCCAAGCTAAAGCTGGTGAGGAGCCTAGCAGTATGCGAGGAGTCATCAGGCATGTTTTCTAGTGATGGACCTGCAGAGAGCCAG GACATTATTCAGCTCCACATCAGCTGTCCGTCagacaaagaagaagagaagtCTTCTAAAGATGAATATGAGAGTGAGGAAAGGGAGAAAAAGGACAAAACTCCACACAAGATGCTCTCTCGTG ACTCCAGTCAGGAGTACACCGATTCCACAGGCATCGACGTGCATGAGTTCTTGGTGAACACACTGAGAAACAACCCCAg GGACAGAATGATGCTGCTGAAGCTGGAACAAGATATACTGGAGTTTATTAATGATGATAa caATCAGTATAAGAAGTTCCCCCAGATGACCTCATACCATCGCATGCTGCTACATCGAGTAGCAGCTTATTTTGGCATGGACCATAATGTGGATCAAACCGGCAAAGCGGTCATCATCAATAAGACATGCAACACCCGCAT ccccgAACAAAGGTTTTCTGAGCACATTAAAGATGACAGAACTATGGATTTCCAGAAGAAGTTTATCTTGAAGAGAGATGACGCAAGCATGGACAAAGATGACAACCAG ATTCGTGTTCCTCTACAGGATGGTCGTCGTAGTAAGTCTAtcgaggagagagaggaggaataTCAACGTGTTCGGGATCGGATTTTTGCTCGGGAA tcTTCACAAAACGGATACCTCAACGACAACAG GGGGAATAAGGAGAGCTCGAGCCGGCCGCCAAGCAGTCGTCAAAGCAGCACTGACAGCGACATGAAGAGTCTGGAACCACGGCCATGGAGCAGCACAGACTCAGACAGCTCAAACCGCACGCTCCGGCCTCCCGTTACCAAGGCCAGCAGCTTCAGTGGTATCTCCATCCTAACACGTGGAGATAGTCTGGGTAGCAAGGGCTCACAGGGCAGTGCCAGGGGCTCacgcacag GTCTTCCTCTTATAACCACAGAGGCTTGTCCCCAGCCACTTCATCAGAGCCGCACTCTCCTGCCCTGCCCATCCAGCTGCCCATCCAATGTTCCTCAGAGCCAGgctccaccaccacctccacaaACGGCTCTGCTGCCCACCcctactctctctcacacacacactcacccgcAGCACCCCATTGGCAGCCACAGCCATAATCACATGCTGCCACAG CCGGTGGCATCTTTGCAGCCAGCTCCACAGCCTGTATCATACTCCAGCTCTTCCTGCCCTCAGGTCATCCTGCCTGTTTCTCCTTCTCAGCAGTATAACTTG GCTGATGAGTTGACTCCAGGTTTTGGACAGATGTCTCTGAGCCGTCAGGGCTCTAGTGAGGCTCCAGAGCCACCAGGACTCTATCAGCCTCCACCTGCCGTGTTATCCCAGCATCCTCCGCCACAGCCAGGCTACATCATTGCCCCGCCTCCATCCAGCTACCAGCCACCCACTGCCCATCCACACCCCCCTCCGCCAGCTCCACCCCAAACTCAGCCTGTACTGCAAACAGCTCCACCCACACAGGGCTACATGCAACCCCCTCCACCACCTCAGCAG ATCCAGGTGCAGTATTATTCTGCTGGTGGACAGTATCCAAGTTCAGGACAGCAGTACAGGGCCATGTCTCACCAGGTGTCGTACCCTGCCCAGCGATCCCAGCCAATGCCACCGCCAGCACAGCCCTCTG CTTCTCTCCAGCCCATCATGGCCAGTCAGCAGCCAGCATTCCAGGGAATGATGGGAGTTCAGCAGCCGCAGAGTGCCAGTATCATGAATTCTCAGCGTCCAGGAATGAGTGGACAGATCCAGGGCATGGTGGTGCAATACACACCTATGCCTTCCTATCAG GTGCCCGTGGCTAATGAAGCTCAGCCTGTGGTGCAGCAGCAGTACCAGCAGCCTGTCATGGTGCCCGTTAGCCAGTCTGTACAGGGTGCAATGCCAGCCGCCCCACCCATGCCAGTCTACTACAGCGTCCTGACGCCGACACAACAGAACAGCACAAG TCCATCTGTGAGCTATCTGCAGCCCCCCAGTTCAGATCAGTATCAGATGACTCAGTCCCCTTCCCCTTGCAGTCCTCAGCAGATACAACAACAGTATTCAG gagtGCCACCTCCCGGTCCAAGTGTTATGGTGATGCAGTTGAGTGTTCCCAATGGGCCACAGCCTACCCAAAATCCTCCCATGGTGCAGTGGAATCCCTGCAAGTATTACAGTGTGGAACAGAGACCCAGCAAACCTGAGCCTCAG GTCAGCACTCAGTTAAGTAGTCCGCTGCCATCTCCTACTCAGTCACCCACTCCCACTCCATCGAACAGTGGAAACAGTGTGTGTCCTGGACTCGGCCCACTGCCTCTCATTTCCCAGTTTCCACGGCCTGGTGGACCCACACAAg GAGATGGACGCTATTCGTTACTGGGGCAGCCCCTGCAGTACAGTTTGTGTCCCCCAACTATCATGCACAACCATAGCCAGTCCTCCTACTGCTCCCACCAG AGCTCAGGAGTGATCAAGCATGGAGCCAGAGGAAAGAAACAGACATTGAAATCTGCCTCTACAGATTTAGGCACTACTGACGTGG TGGTGAGCCGTGTGCTGGAGGTTACAGACCTGCCTGAGGGCATCTCTCGCACAGAGGCAGACAAACTCTTCAACCAGCTCTCGATGTGTGGGGCCAAGATCCAGTGGCTGAAGGAGCCGCAGGCATGCCGGGGAACTGGCACAACCCAAGTGCATGGAGCTGCTGGCAACGGGGCAGTAGGAAAGGGTGACACCCACGACCCAGCACACCTCTACACCGTGGTGGCAGTGTTCCCCAACACCATGGCTGCACAGAGTGCTTCCTTTAAGCTCAACAACAGTGGAGGAAGTCTGTTCAAACTGCGCACTGCCAAAAAGAACTATGACCTGCGCGTACTAGAGAGAGCTAGCTCACAGTga
- the LOC113642963 gene encoding R3H domain-containing protein 2 isoform X7, giving the protein MSVVLPLDGVREGESVLSTETPAASRCKGTTTTLIKDNNTESNGGELDDNLTQDTQKRCQNHGHSRKRAKSNAKLKLVRSLAVCEESSGMFSSDGPAESQDIIQLHISCPSDKEEEKSSKDEYESEEREKKDKTPHKMLSRDSSQEYTDSTGIDVHEFLVNTLRNNPRDRMMLLKLEQDILEFINDDNNQYKKFPQMTSYHRMLLHRVAAYFGMDHNVDQTGKAVIINKTCNTRIPEQRFSEHIKDDRTMDFQKKFILKRDDASMDKDDNQIRVPLQDGRRSKSIEEREEEYQRVRDRIFAREVFFSSQSSQNGYLNDNRLSTEGYSSSSQRRRQIFRGNKESSSRPPSSRQSSTDSDMKSLEPRPWSSTDSDSSNRTLRPPVTKASSFSGISILTRGDSLGSKGSQGSARGSRTGLPLITTEACPQPLHQSRTLLPCPSSCPSNVPQSQAPPPPPQTALLPTPTLSHTHTHPQHPIGSHSHNHMLPQPVASLQPAPQPVSYSSSSCPQVILPVSPSQQYNLADELTPGFGQMSLSRQGSSEAPEPPGLYQPPPAVLSQHPPPQPGYIIAPPPSSYQPPTAHPHPPPPAPPQTQPVLQTAPPTQGYMQPPPPPQQIQVQYYSAGGQYPSSGQQYRAMSHQVSYPAQRSQPMPPPAQPSASLQPIMASQQPAFQGMMGVQQPQSASIMNSQRPGMSGQIQGMVVQYTPMPSYQVPVANEAQPVVQQQYQQPVMVPVSQSVQGAMPAAPPMPVYYSVLTPTQQNSTSPSVSYLQPPSSDQYQMTQSPSPCSPQQIQQQYSGVPPPGPSVMVMQLSVPNGPQPTQNPPMVQWNPCKYYSVEQRPSKPEPQVSTQLSSPLPSPTQSPTPTPSNSGNSVCPGLGPLPLISQFPRPGGPTQGDGRYSLLGQPLQYSLCPPTIMHNHSQSSYCSHQSSGVIKHGARGKKQTLKSASTDLGTTDW; this is encoded by the exons ATGTCTGTGGTATTGCCCCTGGATGGGGTaagagagggggagagtgtGCTGAGTACTGAAACTCCTGCTGCTAGCCGCTGTAAAGGAACCACTACCACACTGATCAAAGACAACAACACCGAGAGCAACGGCGGCGAGCTCGACGACAAcctcacacaagacacacag AAACGCTGTCAAAACCATGGCCATAGCAGGAAAAGAGCCAAG TCCAATGCCAAGCTAAAGCTGGTGAGGAGCCTAGCAGTATGCGAGGAGTCATCAGGCATGTTTTCTAGTGATGGACCTGCAGAGAGCCAG GACATTATTCAGCTCCACATCAGCTGTCCGTCagacaaagaagaagagaagtCTTCTAAAGATGAATATGAGAGTGAGGAAAGGGAGAAAAAGGACAAAACTCCACACAAGATGCTCTCTCGTG ACTCCAGTCAGGAGTACACCGATTCCACAGGCATCGACGTGCATGAGTTCTTGGTGAACACACTGAGAAACAACCCCAg GGACAGAATGATGCTGCTGAAGCTGGAACAAGATATACTGGAGTTTATTAATGATGATAa caATCAGTATAAGAAGTTCCCCCAGATGACCTCATACCATCGCATGCTGCTACATCGAGTAGCAGCTTATTTTGGCATGGACCATAATGTGGATCAAACCGGCAAAGCGGTCATCATCAATAAGACATGCAACACCCGCAT ccccgAACAAAGGTTTTCTGAGCACATTAAAGATGACAGAACTATGGATTTCCAGAAGAAGTTTATCTTGAAGAGAGATGACGCAAGCATGGACAAAGATGACAACCAG ATTCGTGTTCCTCTACAGGATGGTCGTCGTAGTAAGTCTAtcgaggagagagaggaggaataTCAACGTGTTCGGGATCGGATTTTTGCTCGGGAA gtgtttttttcttcacagtcTTCACAAAACGGATACCTCAACGACAACAG ACTTTCTACTGAAGGCTACTCCTCTTCCTCCCAAAGGAGGAGGCAAATCTTTAG GGGGAATAAGGAGAGCTCGAGCCGGCCGCCAAGCAGTCGTCAAAGCAGCACTGACAGCGACATGAAGAGTCTGGAACCACGGCCATGGAGCAGCACAGACTCAGACAGCTCAAACCGCACGCTCCGGCCTCCCGTTACCAAGGCCAGCAGCTTCAGTGGTATCTCCATCCTAACACGTGGAGATAGTCTGGGTAGCAAGGGCTCACAGGGCAGTGCCAGGGGCTCacgcacag GTCTTCCTCTTATAACCACAGAGGCTTGTCCCCAGCCACTTCATCAGAGCCGCACTCTCCTGCCCTGCCCATCCAGCTGCCCATCCAATGTTCCTCAGAGCCAGgctccaccaccacctccacaaACGGCTCTGCTGCCCACCcctactctctctcacacacacactcacccgcAGCACCCCATTGGCAGCCACAGCCATAATCACATGCTGCCACAG CCGGTGGCATCTTTGCAGCCAGCTCCACAGCCTGTATCATACTCCAGCTCTTCCTGCCCTCAGGTCATCCTGCCTGTTTCTCCTTCTCAGCAGTATAACTTG GCTGATGAGTTGACTCCAGGTTTTGGACAGATGTCTCTGAGCCGTCAGGGCTCTAGTGAGGCTCCAGAGCCACCAGGACTCTATCAGCCTCCACCTGCCGTGTTATCCCAGCATCCTCCGCCACAGCCAGGCTACATCATTGCCCCGCCTCCATCCAGCTACCAGCCACCCACTGCCCATCCACACCCCCCTCCGCCAGCTCCACCCCAAACTCAGCCTGTACTGCAAACAGCTCCACCCACACAGGGCTACATGCAACCCCCTCCACCACCTCAGCAG ATCCAGGTGCAGTATTATTCTGCTGGTGGACAGTATCCAAGTTCAGGACAGCAGTACAGGGCCATGTCTCACCAGGTGTCGTACCCTGCCCAGCGATCCCAGCCAATGCCACCGCCAGCACAGCCCTCTG CTTCTCTCCAGCCCATCATGGCCAGTCAGCAGCCAGCATTCCAGGGAATGATGGGAGTTCAGCAGCCGCAGAGTGCCAGTATCATGAATTCTCAGCGTCCAGGAATGAGTGGACAGATCCAGGGCATGGTGGTGCAATACACACCTATGCCTTCCTATCAG GTGCCCGTGGCTAATGAAGCTCAGCCTGTGGTGCAGCAGCAGTACCAGCAGCCTGTCATGGTGCCCGTTAGCCAGTCTGTACAGGGTGCAATGCCAGCCGCCCCACCCATGCCAGTCTACTACAGCGTCCTGACGCCGACACAACAGAACAGCACAAG TCCATCTGTGAGCTATCTGCAGCCCCCCAGTTCAGATCAGTATCAGATGACTCAGTCCCCTTCCCCTTGCAGTCCTCAGCAGATACAACAACAGTATTCAG gagtGCCACCTCCCGGTCCAAGTGTTATGGTGATGCAGTTGAGTGTTCCCAATGGGCCACAGCCTACCCAAAATCCTCCCATGGTGCAGTGGAATCCCTGCAAGTATTACAGTGTGGAACAGAGACCCAGCAAACCTGAGCCTCAG GTCAGCACTCAGTTAAGTAGTCCGCTGCCATCTCCTACTCAGTCACCCACTCCCACTCCATCGAACAGTGGAAACAGTGTGTGTCCTGGACTCGGCCCACTGCCTCTCATTTCCCAGTTTCCACGGCCTGGTGGACCCACACAAg GAGATGGACGCTATTCGTTACTGGGGCAGCCCCTGCAGTACAGTTTGTGTCCCCCAACTATCATGCACAACCATAGCCAGTCCTCCTACTGCTCCCACCAG AGCTCAGGAGTGATCAAGCATGGAGCCAGAGGAAAGAAACAGACATTGAAATCTGCCTCTACAGATTTAGGCACTACTGAC TGGTGA